One genomic region from Melioribacteraceae bacterium encodes:
- the dmsB gene encoding dimethylsulfoxide reductase subunit B: MGRQYGFYIDTSRCSGCKACQAACNDKHDSAAGVLWRRVYEVSGGSWIQEGNSWKHNILAYNISMACNHCEDPVCAKVCPAKAIFKRKDGIVLIDEKKCIGCRYCEWACPYGSPQYDHDKGVMSKCTLCYDYIGDGRNPSCVDACPMRVLEFGEMNDLRKKYGEISEIHPLPDKNLTRPAIVIKPHKDSIRIKESNLKVNNKEEV; the protein is encoded by the coding sequence ATGGGCAGACAGTATGGATTCTATATCGATACAAGCAGATGTTCCGGCTGCAAAGCTTGCCAGGCCGCATGCAATGATAAACATGATTCAGCTGCAGGAGTATTATGGCGCAGAGTTTACGAAGTGAGCGGCGGTAGCTGGATTCAGGAAGGAAATTCCTGGAAACATAACATTCTTGCTTACAATATCTCGATGGCATGCAATCATTGCGAAGATCCTGTCTGCGCAAAAGTCTGTCCGGCTAAAGCAATCTTTAAACGCAAAGACGGAATCGTACTGATAGATGAAAAAAAATGTATCGGATGCAGATATTGTGAATGGGCGTGTCCCTACGGATCCCCGCAGTACGATCATGATAAAGGCGTTATGTCCAAGTGTACTCTCTGTTACGATTATATTGGCGATGGTAGAAACCCGTCCTGCGTAGATGCCTGCCCGATGAGAGTTCTTGAATTCGGAGAGATGAATGACCTCCGGAAAAAATACGGAGAGATAAGCGAGATTCATCCTCTGCCCGATAAGAATTTAACCAGACCGGCTATTGTAATTAAACCGCATAAGGATTCAATCAGGATAAAGGAGAGTAATCTGAAGGTGAATAATAAGGAGGAGGTATAG
- a CDS encoding molybdopterin-dependent oxidoreductase yields the protein MKEREESSSNPFGLSRREFLKWSSALGATALTAGGISGVVTSFESKTRPFVFADRIVRTGCPAHNCGGRCLLKVYVKDEKIIRIETDDRPSDSIEDPQLRACIRGRAYRKRQYHPDRLKYPLKRVGRRSEGKFERITWDEAYDKIVNGINRIRNTYGNSSIYVPYGTGSYNQVNGRQTAVRLFNLIGGSLGFYNSYSWAAISKATPYVFGTSVTGNQRQDWVNSKYIIMWSWNPCEMRDGTNSEFFLKKAKENGAKIICIDPRMSMSTVALADEWIPIRPGTDVAMMSAMAYVMITENLYDKNFVDKYCVGFDSSQMPEGLEREESYKDYILGTRDGIPKTPEWAEEITTVPKETIIRIAREYATARPGMLYQGYGMQRRAFGETSVIAGCVLAALTGNIGIPGGCASGIALQADDGGPFWNVFPTGTNPVKTRIPTFLWTEAVLRGKEMTAAEGVVGAEKLDNDIKLIYAVATNALINQHANVNRTAKILEDEKLVEFIVVHEQFMTPTAKFADIVLPVCSQFEVWGLEDGWKYGDEVILMPKIVDPPFETKSDYRICSEIAERFGVKDLYTQGRDEKGWIEWSLEEYRKTRFPNVPSLKEFEKSNTGVYSLPITDPKIAFRDFRQDPVKNPLKTPSGKIEIFSRTLFEMNSHGTIPPVPKYIQEWESPFGQEAGSYPLQALGHHYMPRVHSTHDNNEWTDGAFPQRVFINPIDAADRSIEDGDEVKVFNDRGTIIIKCRVTDRILPGVIDIPQGGWWTPDENGIDRRGCINVLTSEKWTPLAFGNAQHTIMVQVEKA from the coding sequence ATGAAAGAAAGGGAAGAAAGCAGTAGTAATCCGTTCGGTTTATCGAGACGTGAATTCTTAAAATGGTCCTCGGCTCTCGGCGCAACCGCGCTTACAGCCGGCGGAATCTCCGGTGTTGTTACCTCGTTCGAATCCAAGACACGCCCCTTTGTTTTTGCCGACAGAATAGTCCGCACAGGCTGCCCGGCTCATAACTGCGGCGGACGATGCCTCCTTAAAGTCTATGTTAAAGATGAAAAAATAATCCGCATTGAAACAGACGACCGTCCCAGCGATTCAATTGAAGACCCCCAGCTCCGTGCCTGCATTAGAGGCAGAGCTTATAGAAAGCGCCAGTATCATCCCGACCGCTTGAAATATCCTTTAAAACGAGTAGGCAGAAGAAGCGAAGGAAAATTTGAGAGGATTACATGGGACGAGGCCTACGATAAAATTGTAAACGGGATTAATAGAATCAGAAACACCTACGGCAACAGCTCTATTTATGTCCCTTACGGTACGGGAAGTTATAATCAGGTAAACGGAAGGCAAACCGCTGTTCGTTTATTCAACCTGATCGGCGGTTCACTCGGATTTTATAACAGCTACAGCTGGGCAGCTATTTCTAAAGCAACTCCTTATGTATTCGGAACAAGCGTTACCGGTAATCAAAGGCAGGACTGGGTCAACTCCAAATACATTATTATGTGGAGCTGGAATCCGTGCGAAATGCGCGATGGTACTAACAGTGAATTCTTTCTAAAAAAAGCTAAAGAGAACGGCGCTAAAATTATCTGCATTGATCCGAGAATGTCTATGAGTACCGTTGCTCTGGCTGATGAGTGGATCCCGATCCGGCCCGGCACCGATGTCGCAATGATGAGCGCAATGGCCTATGTGATGATTACGGAAAATCTCTATGATAAAAATTTTGTGGATAAATACTGCGTCGGCTTTGATTCTTCTCAAATGCCCGAAGGACTCGAAAGGGAAGAGAGTTATAAAGATTATATATTAGGCACCCGCGACGGAATACCCAAAACTCCTGAGTGGGCCGAAGAGATTACAACTGTACCCAAAGAAACAATAATACGTATTGCGCGGGAATATGCAACCGCAAGACCCGGGATGCTCTATCAGGGCTACGGAATGCAGAGGCGGGCTTTCGGTGAAACTTCAGTAATAGCCGGGTGCGTACTGGCTGCGTTGACCGGAAATATCGGAATACCGGGTGGCTGTGCAAGCGGTATCGCTCTTCAGGCAGATGACGGCGGTCCGTTCTGGAATGTCTTTCCAACCGGCACCAATCCGGTTAAAACAAGAATTCCTACATTCCTCTGGACCGAAGCAGTACTCCGCGGAAAGGAAATGACAGCCGCGGAAGGTGTGGTTGGCGCCGAAAAACTTGATAACGATATTAAACTGATCTATGCGGTTGCAACTAACGCTCTTATTAATCAGCATGCCAACGTAAACAGAACCGCGAAAATTTTAGAAGATGAAAAATTGGTAGAGTTCATTGTAGTACATGAACAGTTTATGACGCCTACGGCAAAGTTTGCCGATATAGTTCTACCGGTTTGTTCTCAATTTGAAGTATGGGGACTGGAAGACGGATGGAAATACGGCGACGAAGTGATTCTAATGCCGAAAATTGTTGATCCTCCTTTCGAGACTAAGAGCGATTACAGGATCTGTTCAGAAATTGCCGAAAGGTTCGGTGTTAAAGACCTCTACACCCAAGGCAGGGATGAAAAAGGGTGGATTGAATGGTCGCTTGAAGAATACCGCAAAACCCGTTTCCCAAACGTTCCCTCTCTCAAAGAATTTGAAAAGAGCAACACTGGAGTTTATTCACTTCCGATTACCGATCCCAAAATTGCTTTCAGGGATTTCCGGCAGGATCCAGTAAAAAATCCTCTTAAAACTCCTTCAGGAAAGATTGAAATCTTTTCCAGGACACTATTCGAAATGAATTCCCACGGCACAATTCCGCCTGTTCCAAAATATATTCAGGAATGGGAAAGTCCGTTCGGCCAAGAGGCCGGAAGTTATCCGCTACAGGCACTCGGCCATCATTATATGCCGCGCGTTCACTCGACTCACGATAATAATGAATGGACCGACGGGGCTTTTCCGCAGAGAGTCTTTATCAATCCGATCGATGCCGCCGACCGTAGCATTGAAGACGGCGACGAAGTAAAAGTTTTCAACGATAGAGGAACAATAATTATTAAATGCCGTGTAACCGACAGGATACTTCCGGGAGTAATTGATATTCCCCAGGGCGGATGGTGGACTCCCGATGAAAACGGAATTGACAGGAGGGGATGCATAAACGTTCTGACTTCCGAAAAATGGACGCCCCTTGCTTTTGGAAATGCGCAACATACAATTATGGTTCAGGTGGAGAAAGCATAA
- a CDS encoding C45 family autoproteolytic acyltransferase/hydrolase, with amino-acid sequence MRKQIIFLLLAFFFITCGIMPAQKNLIPLKNPGFEKSGGSGNAENWSVIAGSIVNLNNKVFYSGSQSLQMSHDQWNQSTILSEEINLKVGHVYKLSGWIKTENAYTDPIDQYPTPVAACLTMESFPFTNNSPSAGSTRDWQKIEVMFVATKAKDNVRLNFGYNGKAKGNVWFDDIELTEVTDISEYIPLETVKWYGPAFRYEDKGWIFVHIEGKPYQRGYQYGYLLADEIKLFIEKLAVNYNSSDPQGGWNRTKFQVDAMLLRKYDDEYLTEMKGIADGAAKNGAKVFDRPVDLLDIVAINSSIDLDYMQSALRVTPNPLTGKSFLSNEEELSIQERLHKCSAFLANNSATKDGRIVYGQIFMWGGYTGYHWNVIADVQPSEGNRLVYQTYPGGIHSGADFYMNSAGIMLGETTVQQTPFNPDGIPQSNRIRKAAQYANSIDDVVKIMTEKNNGMYTNDWLIGDVKRNEIGILLLGTYKWKLWRSSKQDWYGDAKDFYWSNNNNKDLEVRKEYIQNSDESPADIIWRPANRDIAFWNFYQEKKGEIDQHAAFDLWNSSPINRPHACDGKVTTSEMAENLMFFAHNGKVTLREQFVGENGRMPDLPNSVPRFTLGYTVANPVYVANRLKELKDKMPEQPTVKNLSNQFSDVKDVYSFSKEGLWKGTVYPAGSKENWFVSATSSYYNYLRQMPSSPQPAFNYSKDELTELNYRLLYNINKEGNLAPLNALTVYDRYNNYQIPRIKGTYLLHQLRLLLGNDTFSGLMNSIHNEFKEKNISNEQIIRIAEKSTGKKLNDFVMQWLEREDLPALTLSAETWQVDDLWKVKVNVKQDNKPYRFFTTIAIENGKERILKLIEVADADQSFDFLVREKPSAILFNYGNDVPVQRSNYYTSQNFFDDYANVRIIYGTSQQIEANHTIGLRYQKMVADRFTEVFQPLIKDSEISRDDLAVNDLIILGGPSENSFAADIFKKLGLECGKYFFKWNGQLYNNNDDGLYLTYPNPYNPAKTIYIFIGNSAQQLYQMTKAHQTMPAWALFKGAGIVKRGYYPVDQFEIKL; translated from the coding sequence ATGAGAAAACAAATTATCTTTTTGTTGTTAGCATTCTTTTTTATTACCTGCGGAATAATGCCGGCGCAGAAAAATCTTATCCCTCTGAAAAATCCCGGTTTCGAAAAATCAGGCGGTTCGGGGAATGCGGAAAACTGGTCGGTAATTGCCGGCTCAATAGTTAATCTGAACAATAAAGTTTTTTATTCGGGTTCACAGAGCCTTCAGATGAGTCATGATCAATGGAATCAGAGCACAATTCTTTCGGAAGAGATAAATCTAAAAGTTGGACATGTATATAAACTGAGCGGATGGATTAAAACAGAGAACGCTTACACAGATCCTATCGATCAGTATCCGACTCCTGTTGCTGCGTGTTTAACTATGGAGTCTTTCCCATTTACAAACAATTCTCCTTCCGCCGGATCGACAAGAGACTGGCAGAAAATTGAAGTAATGTTTGTTGCGACGAAAGCAAAAGATAACGTCCGGCTCAATTTCGGTTACAACGGAAAAGCAAAAGGTAATGTCTGGTTCGATGATATTGAATTAACTGAAGTAACGGATATCTCGGAGTATATCCCTCTGGAAACCGTTAAGTGGTATGGCCCTGCGTTCAGGTACGAGGATAAAGGATGGATCTTTGTCCATATCGAAGGAAAACCTTACCAGAGAGGTTATCAGTACGGATATCTTCTCGCCGATGAAATAAAATTGTTTATCGAAAAACTCGCGGTTAATTATAATAGCTCAGATCCTCAGGGCGGATGGAACCGTACGAAATTTCAGGTGGACGCTATGCTCCTTCGCAAGTACGATGATGAATATCTGACGGAGATGAAAGGAATTGCCGACGGCGCAGCAAAGAACGGCGCTAAAGTCTTTGACCGTCCGGTAGATCTTCTCGATATAGTGGCAATCAATTCATCAATCGATCTCGATTATATGCAGAGCGCTCTGCGCGTTACTCCCAATCCTCTTACCGGAAAGAGTTTTTTATCAAACGAGGAAGAACTTTCCATCCAGGAACGGCTTCATAAATGTTCTGCTTTTCTTGCGAACAACTCCGCTACAAAAGACGGAAGAATTGTTTACGGTCAGATCTTTATGTGGGGCGGTTATACAGGTTATCACTGGAATGTTATAGCAGATGTTCAGCCCTCGGAAGGGAACCGGCTCGTCTATCAGACTTATCCCGGCGGAATTCATTCGGGTGCAGATTTTTATATGAACAGCGCCGGAATTATGCTCGGAGAGACAACCGTACAGCAGACTCCTTTTAATCCCGATGGAATACCGCAATCGAACAGGATACGTAAAGCGGCGCAGTACGCTAACAGCATCGACGATGTTGTAAAAATTATGACTGAAAAGAACAACGGAATGTATACCAACGATTGGCTTATTGGCGATGTTAAGAGAAATGAAATCGGAATCCTGCTTTTAGGTACATACAAATGGAAATTGTGGAGAAGTTCGAAGCAGGACTGGTACGGCGATGCGAAGGATTTTTACTGGAGCAACAACAACAACAAAGATCTTGAGGTTAGGAAAGAGTATATACAGAATTCCGATGAATCGCCCGCGGATATTATATGGCGTCCCGCCAACCGTGATATTGCGTTCTGGAATTTCTATCAGGAAAAGAAAGGGGAGATTGACCAGCATGCGGCATTCGATCTCTGGAATTCCTCGCCTATCAACAGGCCTCACGCTTGCGACGGAAAAGTAACCACTTCCGAAATGGCCGAGAACCTGATGTTCTTTGCTCATAACGGAAAAGTAACTCTGCGCGAGCAGTTCGTAGGTGAAAACGGACGGATGCCCGATCTGCCGAACTCTGTACCCCGGTTTACATTGGGTTATACAGTTGCAAATCCGGTTTATGTAGCCAACCGCCTGAAAGAATTGAAAGATAAAATGCCGGAACAACCGACCGTTAAGAATTTATCGAATCAGTTCAGCGATGTTAAAGATGTTTATTCTTTCAGTAAAGAAGGATTATGGAAAGGAACAGTGTATCCAGCCGGTAGTAAGGAGAACTGGTTTGTCAGCGCAACATCATCATATTATAATTATTTAAGACAAATGCCTTCGTCTCCGCAACCGGCGTTTAATTATTCTAAGGATGAACTGACAGAACTTAATTACCGACTCCTCTATAATATTAATAAAGAAGGAAACCTAGCCCCGTTAAATGCTTTGACCGTTTATGATAGATATAATAATTACCAGATACCGAGGATAAAAGGAACCTATCTTCTTCATCAGTTAAGATTATTACTCGGCAATGATACGTTTTCCGGTTTGATGAACAGTATTCATAACGAGTTCAAAGAAAAAAATATTTCCAACGAGCAGATTATTAGGATTGCCGAAAAATCAACCGGGAAAAAGCTGAATGATTTTGTTATGCAGTGGCTTGAAAGAGAGGATCTGCCGGCGCTGACTCTCTCTGCGGAAACATGGCAGGTTGACGATCTCTGGAAAGTAAAAGTGAATGTTAAACAGGATAATAAACCGTACCGCTTTTTTACGACTATTGCCATTGAAAACGGTAAAGAGAGAATTCTTAAACTGATAGAGGTTGCAGATGCTGACCAGAGTTTCGACTTTCTGGTGAGGGAAAAACCTTCCGCAATACTTTTCAATTATGGAAATGATGTTCCGGTTCAGCGGAGTAATTATTATACATCCCAGAATTTCTTCGATGATTACGCAAACGTCCGGATAATCTACGGAACTTCTCAGCAGATAGAAGCCAATCATACTATCGGTCTTCGCTATCAGAAGATGGTTGCAGATAGATTCACCGAAGTTTTTCAGCCCCTTATTAAGGATAGTGAAATCTCTCGTGATGATCTGGCAGTGAACGATCTGATAATTCTCGGAGGGCCTTCGGAAAATTCCTTTGCCGCCGATATTTTCAAGAAATTAGGTTTGGAGTGCGGAAAATATTTCTTTAAATGGAACGGTCAGCTTTACAATAATAATGACGATGGGCTCTATTTAACTTATCCCAATCCGTATAATCCCGCGAAGACAATCTACATCTTCATCGGGAACAGCGCGCAGCAGTTATATCAGATGACCAAAGCGCATCAGACAATGCCGGCGTGGGCATTATTTAAAGGAGCCGGAATTGTTAAGAGAGGTTATTACCCGGTAGATCAATTTGAAATAAAATTATAA
- a CDS encoding aldo/keto reductase yields the protein MNPLLSRTALGLWRAKIWNYSRSGLEKLISGSIDLGINTFDHADIYGDYECEGLFGEVLKSNPSLRKKMAIVTKCGIKLTSSKYPERKIKYYDTGKDHIIKSVENSLMNLGTDFIDLLLIHRPDPLMNADEATWAFTELKASGKVLHFGVSNFLPHQFDLLQSRLPFPLTTNQIEVSVLNHEHFDNGNIDFLQQKKVVPMVWSPFAGGRIFYEESESALRTRAVLNELAYNYGTNGIEPIAAAWLFVHPVNFVLILGSGRIERIKNAIEGVNIKLSREEWFRVWTAARGRDIP from the coding sequence ATGAATCCTTTACTATCAAGAACAGCGCTTGGATTGTGGCGGGCGAAAATCTGGAATTATTCCAGATCCGGTTTGGAGAAACTGATTTCCGGCTCAATCGATCTCGGGATTAATACCTTCGATCATGCCGACATATACGGCGATTACGAATGCGAAGGATTGTTCGGAGAAGTTCTAAAATCGAATCCATCCCTCCGCAAAAAGATGGCAATTGTTACCAAGTGCGGTATTAAACTTACATCATCAAAATATCCGGAGCGGAAAATTAAGTATTACGATACGGGTAAAGACCACATTATAAAATCTGTTGAAAACTCACTCATGAATCTGGGGACAGATTTCATTGATCTGCTTCTTATTCACCGTCCGGATCCTTTAATGAATGCCGACGAAGCAACCTGGGCTTTTACCGAGTTAAAAGCTTCAGGTAAAGTATTACATTTCGGAGTATCGAATTTTCTGCCTCATCAGTTTGATCTACTTCAATCTCGGCTTCCGTTTCCTCTGACTACAAATCAGATAGAAGTTTCAGTATTAAATCACGAGCATTTTGATAACGGCAACATCGATTTTCTTCAGCAGAAGAAAGTGGTTCCGATGGTCTGGTCTCCTTTTGCAGGAGGAAGAATTTTCTACGAGGAGAGTGAAAGTGCGTTAAGAACACGAGCCGTTCTGAACGAGCTTGCATACAATTACGGAACAAACGGAATTGAACCGATTGCCGCCGCATGGCTCTTTGTTCACCCGGTTAACTTTGTTCTAATTTTAGGAAGCGGCAGGATTGAAAGAATTAAAAACGCTATCGAAGGAGTTAACATTAAACTGTCGCGGGAGGAATGGTTCCGGGTCTGGACAGCAGCAAGAGGGCGGGACATTCCATAA
- a CDS encoding ABC transporter ATP-binding protein, which translates to MTRNIIRTSGLSKTYTIGEVEVHALRKVDIEIKEGEFVAIMGASGSGKSTLMNLLGCLDQPTSGEYYIDGNNTSKFSPNEYAAIRNHKIGFVFQGFNLLSRTTALENVELPLLYDRSHRFKDPVEKAVKALERVGLGDRMHHVPSQLSGGQQQRVAIARALVNEPSLILADEPTGNLDSRTSIEVFSVFQELNDEGITIVLVTHERDFALFAKRIIELRDGKIIQDVAIKNRLFAKEELKKMKEDSVIQVEED; encoded by the coding sequence TTGACTAGAAATATTATCAGGACTTCCGGCTTATCCAAAACATATACAATTGGCGAGGTTGAAGTTCATGCGCTGCGTAAGGTTGATATTGAAATAAAAGAAGGGGAGTTCGTTGCTATTATGGGTGCGTCGGGCTCCGGTAAATCTACCTTGATGAATCTCCTCGGCTGTCTTGATCAGCCGACTTCAGGTGAATACTATATTGATGGAAATAATACGAGCAAATTCTCTCCAAACGAATACGCTGCAATCAGAAATCATAAGATCGGTTTCGTCTTCCAGGGTTTCAATCTTCTTTCAAGAACTACGGCTCTTGAAAATGTTGAACTGCCTCTTTTATACGACAGGTCTCATCGCTTTAAAGATCCTGTTGAAAAAGCCGTTAAAGCACTCGAAAGAGTTGGGCTGGGCGACAGAATGCACCATGTACCGAGTCAGCTTTCCGGCGGACAGCAGCAGAGGGTTGCTATTGCACGCGCTCTTGTAAATGAGCCCTCTCTAATACTCGCAGATGAACCAACGGGAAACCTTGATAGCCGGACTTCAATAGAAGTTTTCTCGGTGTTTCAGGAGCTTAATGATGAAGGGATTACTATCGTTCTTGTAACACACGAGAGGGATTTCGCGCTGTTTGCTAAAAGAATAATTGAGCTCAGGGATGGAAAAATTATTCAGGATGTCGCGATTAAAAACCGGCTCTTTGCAAAAGAGGAATTGAAAAAGATGAAGGAAGATTCTGTTATTCAGGTTGAGGAGGATTAA
- a CDS encoding ABC transporter permease, whose protein sequence is MQVKNILKVAIRSIMKSRMRSLLTALGIIIGVAAVVVMVAIGDGAQKQVEDQIASLGSNLIVITPGASLSGGVNRGMGTFNRFTFDDVDRIKDEASLISGVTPIVRSGGQIIGGVGNWFTQVQGVSPDYLEIRSWKLKSGEFFTERDVLARSKVCVLGSEVANNLFPDDDPIGQQVRIRNVPFRIIGVLTEKGQTSVGTSNDDIILAPSRTVHERLSGGRFISSIQVSALTPEQIPKAKEELRRIMRDAHKLTQGEDDDFTIQDQADLATAATETSKILTILLGSVAGVSLIVGGIGIMNIMLVSVTERTREIGIRLSIGARASDILIQFLTEAIVLSLAGGILGVALSFGVAYILNNYTSQVANIQPEIILLAFGFAGAIGIFFGFYPARKASRLNPIDALRYE, encoded by the coding sequence ATGCAGGTGAAAAATATTTTAAAGGTTGCTATAAGAAGTATAATGAAATCGAGAATGAGAAGTCTTCTTACTGCTCTTGGTATCATTATCGGTGTTGCCGCAGTTGTGGTGATGGTTGCTATTGGAGACGGCGCACAGAAGCAGGTTGAAGATCAGATAGCTTCTCTCGGCTCAAACCTGATCGTAATTACACCCGGTGCTTCACTTAGCGGCGGAGTTAACCGCGGCATGGGAACATTTAACCGCTTCACCTTCGATGATGTTGACCGGATCAAAGACGAAGCATCACTTATAAGTGGAGTAACTCCGATTGTAAGATCCGGCGGACAGATAATCGGCGGAGTGGGAAACTGGTTTACTCAGGTCCAGGGCGTATCGCCGGATTACCTCGAAATCAGATCATGGAAACTTAAGTCGGGCGAGTTCTTTACCGAGCGTGACGTTCTTGCAAGATCTAAAGTCTGTGTACTCGGCTCAGAAGTCGCGAATAATCTTTTCCCCGATGATGACCCGATTGGTCAACAGGTTAGAATCCGTAATGTTCCGTTCAGAATTATTGGTGTACTTACTGAGAAGGGACAGACTTCGGTTGGTACAAGCAACGACGATATTATACTCGCTCCTTCAAGAACAGTTCACGAGAGATTATCGGGCGGAAGATTTATAAGCTCCATTCAGGTAAGCGCTCTCACACCGGAACAGATTCCGAAAGCCAAAGAGGAACTGAGAAGAATTATGAGAGACGCTCATAAATTAACCCAGGGTGAAGACGATGATTTTACTATTCAGGACCAGGCGGACTTAGCAACAGCCGCAACTGAAACCTCGAAAATTCTTACTATCCTTCTCGGATCTGTAGCAGGTGTTTCGCTTATTGTCGGCGGTATCGGCATTATGAATATTATGCTTGTTTCCGTAACAGAACGAACCAGGGAAATCGGTATAAGACTTTCGATCGGTGCTCGCGCATCGGATATCCTGATTCAATTTCTTACCGAAGCTATTGTATTAAGTCTTGCAGGGGGGATTCTGGGAGTGGCCCTCTCCTTCGGCGTTGCTTATATATTGAATAATTATACGAGCCAGGTGGCTAACATTCAACCCGAAATTATTCTTCTGGCTTTCGGATTTGCCGGCGCAATCGGTATCTTTTTCGGATTCTATCCCGCAAGAAAAGCATCCAGACTTAATCCGATTGATGCATTAAGATATGAATAA
- a CDS encoding TolC family protein, which translates to MKNYKYYLLFITTFLLFTTSFGQKKLTLNEAISIALNSNTNLVKSQNTLLTTEASVKNAYGDLLPSLGIGGSWGWSRTNDDGGTQLDFFGREQIIPASQIDSRSYSLSASGNVTLFNGLSNYANIKQKETNLNSALFDLDKLKQDIILQTASLYFSIISYERLLKFQEENYTYNKNLTDKIREMLDLNMITVSDVYAQDVQTANSELAFLQAKNNYEKAKINLLKYLTLDITGEYTFEAPQSVNFNYFDSRDDQTKLFEAALKSRKDFQSQKLKLESAQYQLTISRSGLFPTVSGNYRYSTSAIRPGDLFNRRIFSMGLSLNFSIFSGWNTEFAIQSAEVQIKNATEDLNALEKEIRAQVKNTLLDLETAKTQVEVTNKSLISARLNWNMKRENYELGSATFIEMQQSYRDYLQAQNNDIQAQYSYFTKQFELMNVLGRLNTEF; encoded by the coding sequence ATGAAAAATTACAAATACTATCTTCTTTTTATTACAACCTTTCTTCTGTTTACAACTTCTTTCGGACAGAAAAAATTAACTCTGAACGAGGCGATTTCAATCGCGCTTAACAGCAACACAAATCTCGTAAAATCACAGAACACTCTCCTTACCACCGAAGCGAGTGTAAAAAATGCTTACGGGGATCTACTGCCGTCTCTCGGAATTGGCGGTTCATGGGGATGGTCGAGAACCAATGACGACGGGGGTACTCAGCTCGATTTCTTCGGCAGGGAACAGATTATTCCGGCATCGCAAATCGATTCCAGGAGTTATTCACTCTCGGCTAGCGGAAATGTCACTCTCTTCAATGGCTTGTCGAATTACGCCAATATCAAACAGAAAGAGACAAATCTTAATTCTGCACTTTTCGACCTAGACAAATTGAAACAGGATATTATACTTCAGACCGCCAGCTTATATTTCTCGATTATAAGTTACGAGCGACTTCTCAAGTTCCAGGAGGAGAATTATACTTATAATAAAAATCTGACCGATAAAATCAGGGAGATGCTCGATCTAAATATGATTACCGTCTCGGATGTATATGCCCAGGACGTACAAACGGCAAATTCGGAACTCGCGTTCCTCCAGGCGAAGAACAACTATGAAAAAGCAAAAATAAATCTTCTCAAATATCTCACGCTCGATATAACGGGTGAATATACGTTTGAAGCTCCGCAGTCAGTTAATTTTAATTATTTCGATTCTCGTGATGATCAGACAAAGTTATTTGAAGCCGCGTTAAAAAGTAGAAAAGATTTTCAGAGTCAGAAACTTAAACTTGAAAGCGCGCAGTATCAGCTCACTATTTCCCGCTCCGGATTATTTCCAACGGTGAGCGGAAACTACCGGTATTCTACAAGCGCCATACGACCGGGGGATCTTTTTAACCGGAGAATTTTCAGTATGGGGCTTTCATTAAACTTTTCTATTTTTTCCGGATGGAATACCGAGTTTGCAATTCAATCTGCAGAAGTTCAGATAAAAAATGCAACCGAGGATCTGAATGCTCTTGAAAAAGAAATCCGGGCACAGGTTAAAAATACATTGCTGGATCTGGAAACCGCGAAGACTCAGGTAGAAGTAACAAATAAAAGCCTAATATCCGCGCGCTTGAACTGGAATATGAAACGAGAGAATTATGAACTCGGCTCAGCTACATTTATTGAAATGCAGCAGTCGTACAGGGATTATCTTCAGGCGCAGAATAATGATATTCAGGCTCAGTACAGCTATTTCACAAAACAATTTGAATTGATGAATGTTCTTGGCCGGCTTAATACTGAATTTTAA